TCATTTAAATCTGTTGCCCTGCTGATTCTTTCGGTCGGCTTCCTACAGTGTTCTGCCACAACACTTTGGGCGCGGACACGCGTCGAAAATATCTGCACTGTTTATGGAATGAAAGAAATCAAACTGTCTGGCATGGGGCTGGTCGTCGGATTGGATGGAACCGGTGATGGTGGAAAAAATCTACCTACCATACGCAGCCTGGCAGCGGCTTTGAAACATTTAAATAATCCTGTGGTTGATTTAAAAGATCTGACTGCTGCGAATAACGTGGCGCTGGTATTGATTGAAGCCACAATCCCGGCAAGTGGAATTCGTAAAGGCCAGAAACTGGATTGTTTTGTCAGCTCGATGCTGGGAGCCAAAAGTTTGCGTGGCGGACGTCTGTTGGTCGCGCCCGCGTCGACAACGGAAATCGGAAATGAAGTTTTAGCAGGGCTCTGTTCCGGGGCTGTGATCCTGGAAGATGAAACATCCCTGGCCACCGGAAGAATTATCAATGGTCTGGTCATGGAACGGAATTTCGAGCTGCCGTTTATTGACCGTAGAACGCGTTCGATTACTCTACTGATTGACAGGCAGCATACCGGTTTTCATACCGCTAGTGAGGTGTCACGTGTCATCAACTCGGAGTTCAGCTTTGAAGCCGGGAATCAGGCGCTGGCGATTGCACAGGGACCGGGAAGAGTCTTTATTCGAATTCCCAAACAGTATATGGAGTCACCCGTTGAATTCGTTGCTGCCGTGATGGAAGTGGGCATTGATCGTCCCCATCAACAGGCGCGTGTTGTGGTGAATCCGAAATCGCAAACTGTCGTTGTGACCGGCGAAGTGGAAATCAGTCCGGTCATCATTTCACATAAAAATTTGACTGTTGGCGTTGGCAATGTTGAGGGGGGACTACCGGGAGGCTTTGTGCCGCTCGTGGATCAGCAGGGACAGCAGAGCACGCAACGTCTGCAGCAGTTAGTCGAGGCTTTGAATCAGCTGCGGGTACCGACCGAGGATGTCATCAGCATCATTCGCGAGTTGCATCGCTCGGGAAAATTGCATGCCGAATATGACGAGCATTGATTCCCGTTGATTTCAAACCGAGTCCGATTTTTTTTCCCCCTATTTCAGGAATAACCAGTCATGACATCCCTGTCTGGAATTCAGCCATCCCTCAATCAGACATCACTGTTATCAGAGGCGACAAGCGCCCCTTCGACTTTAGATCAGGCAAAGAAAAAGTCGCCTGAACTCAAAGAAGCATTTCAGGATTTTGTCGCGGGAACGTTTTACAAGCAGATGTTCAAATCGTTGCGATCTGCACAAAATAAGCCTGCTTATTTTCATGGGGGTCAGGCGGAAGAGATGTTTCAGGCCCAGTTGGATCAGCAGATCTCAGAAGATCTGGCGAAAGGTCAGGGCAGTGCCTTCTCGGATACTCTGTTTTCCGCAT
This genomic interval from Gimesia alba contains the following:
- a CDS encoding rod-binding protein, whose translation is MTSLSGIQPSLNQTSLLSEATSAPSTLDQAKKKSPELKEAFQDFVAGTFYKQMFKSLRSAQNKPAYFHGGQAEEMFQAQLDQQISEDLAKGQGSAFSDTLFSAFSRQMNAQSVKSLESAPSVIP
- a CDS encoding flagellar basal body P-ring protein FlgI — its product is MKTRSFKSVALLILSVGFLQCSATTLWARTRVENICTVYGMKEIKLSGMGLVVGLDGTGDGGKNLPTIRSLAAALKHLNNPVVDLKDLTAANNVALVLIEATIPASGIRKGQKLDCFVSSMLGAKSLRGGRLLVAPASTTEIGNEVLAGLCSGAVILEDETSLATGRIINGLVMERNFELPFIDRRTRSITLLIDRQHTGFHTASEVSRVINSEFSFEAGNQALAIAQGPGRVFIRIPKQYMESPVEFVAAVMEVGIDRPHQQARVVVNPKSQTVVVTGEVEISPVIISHKNLTVGVGNVEGGLPGGFVPLVDQQGQQSTQRLQQLVEALNQLRVPTEDVISIIRELHRSGKLHAEYDEH